A genomic segment from Carassius auratus strain Wakin chromosome 25, ASM336829v1, whole genome shotgun sequence encodes:
- the LOC113042966 gene encoding probable ribosome biogenesis protein RLP24, with protein MRIEKCYFCSAPVYPGHGMMFVRNDCKVFRFCRSKCHKNFKKKRNPRKTRWTKAFRKSAGKELTVDNSLEFEKRRNIPLKYNRELWSKTMEAMKKVEAIKNKRQARFIMNRLKTGKKLEDAANISEVKKNIHLIRAPHAGQAKQLEDKMVQKLAEDVEMDE; from the exons ATGCGCATCGAGAAGTGTTATTTCTGTTCTGCTCCGGTTTATCCGGGACACGGAATGATGTTTGTACGCAACGACTGTAAG GTTTTCAGGTTTTGTCGGTCCAAATGCCACAAAAACTTCAAGAAGAAGCGAAACCCAAGGAAGACCAGATGGACCAAAGCGTTCAGGAAGTCAGCGGGCAAAGAGCTGACAGTG GATAACTCACTGGAGTTTGAGAAGCGCAGAAATATTCCTCTCAAATACAACAGAGAGCTCTGGAGCAAGAcca tGGAGGCCATGAAGAAGGTTGAAGCCATCAAGAACAAACGGCAGGCTCGCTTCATCATGAACAG GTTGAAGACCGGCAAAAAGCTGGAAGATGCAGCAAACATCAGTGAGGTGAAGAAGAACATTCACCTGATCAGAGCTCCACACGCAG gtcAAGCCAAACAGCTGGAGGACAAGATGGTCCAGAAGCTGGCAGAAGACGTGGAGATGGACGAGTGA